A portion of the Candidatus Nitrosotenuis aquarius genome contains these proteins:
- a CDS encoding type II toxin-antitoxin system VapC family toxin: MESAQTVILDANVIIKEIQEGRILRPIAKRMKKYKSKLVLPEIILGEVSKITGSDPISTMERVYQHCKQPIMVDKTNEILTESQRINEKYYECHRSDSLILATAKLTGSTLVSFDRDLLQTAKMEGVQAFLPRNYIRWG; encoded by the coding sequence ATGGAATCAGCGCAGACAGTAATTCTTGACGCAAATGTAATCATAAAAGAAATCCAGGAAGGAAGAATTCTCCGACCAATCGCAAAGCGAATGAAGAAATACAAATCAAAACTTGTCCTGCCAGAAATAATTCTAGGCGAGGTAAGCAAGATTACCGGCTCTGATCCAATATCTACGATGGAGCGAGTCTATCAGCACTGCAAGCAGCCAATCATGGTGGACAAAACAAATGAAATTTTAACAGAATCGCAGCGAATCAACGAGAAATATTACGAGTGTCACAGATCAGACAGCCTCATTTTGGCCACTGCAAAACTGACCGGCTCTACTCTGGTCAGCTTTGACAGGGACTTGCTGCAGACAGCAAAGATGGAAGGCGTCCAGGCATTTTTGCCTAGAAATTACATTAGGTGGGGATAG
- a CDS encoding ABC transporter permease, with amino-acid sequence MKRYFAKRALVLFGVLMATLFLTVLLVGSNMDSILKKGIAIQVRAEIVENKELMSGFAGTDELNQYIESQIEKRTKALGLDEPWHSPNRIGLAMYKILILDFGHSAFLTSDSGSTSVGDIILEKMPRTILLFTTATVIISIIGILVGAAAGSKIGSKTDKITSSFAIISSSFPVWWIGLLMIFTFSFWYAIFPARATPLIPPTDPGYVVSLLYHMTLPIITIVLIGFGTWAYLVRNFMAGIMQEDFIFVKKAIGIKQRKIIFGSALKNAAPPIVTILALSLSGSLGGAIITEAVFDWPGMGRLYFEAITLMDLPVIIGATYVLTVFFLVSIFVSDLLYGYLDPRIRTG; translated from the coding sequence ATCAAGCGGTATTTTGCCAAGCGCGCGCTGGTTTTGTTTGGAGTCCTGATGGCGACCCTGTTTTTGACGGTTTTGCTTGTCGGCTCTAACATGGATTCCATACTAAAAAAGGGAATTGCAATACAGGTGCGCGCAGAAATAGTGGAAAACAAGGAGTTGATGTCGGGCTTTGCCGGAACGGATGAGCTAAACCAGTACATTGAATCCCAGATAGAAAAGCGCACCAAGGCGCTTGGCTTAGATGAGCCGTGGCACTCGCCAAACAGAATAGGCCTTGCAATGTACAAGATTCTGATTTTGGATTTTGGACATTCCGCATTTCTGACTAGCGACTCTGGCTCTACTAGTGTCGGTGACATAATTCTAGAAAAGATGCCAAGAACGATTCTTCTTTTTACTACCGCCACAGTAATCATTTCAATAATTGGGATTTTGGTTGGCGCGGCAGCCGGAAGTAAGATAGGCTCCAAAACAGACAAGATAACATCGTCGTTTGCCATTATCAGTAGCAGTTTTCCCGTCTGGTGGATTGGACTGCTCATGATCTTTACGTTTTCCTTTTGGTATGCGATATTTCCTGCAAGGGCAACACCGCTCATTCCCCCAACAGATCCAGGCTACGTAGTATCGTTGTTGTACCACATGACACTGCCAATAATCACAATTGTTCTAATCGGATTTGGGACATGGGCATATTTGGTTAGGAATTTTATGGCAGGAATAATGCAGGAAGATTTTATCTTTGTAAAAAAGGCAATTGGGATCAAGCAGCGCAAAATAATTTTCGGTAGCGCACTAAAGAACGCTGCGCCGCCAATTGTCACCATTCTTGCCTTGAGCCTATCCGGATCATTGGGCGGGGCAATAATCACAGAGGCAGTCTTTGATTGGCCTGGGATGGGTCGGCTCTACTTTGAGGCAATCACGCTAATGGACTTGCCTGTAATAATTGGCGCCACATATGTTCTGACTGTGTTCTTTTTGGTAAGCATCTTTGTTTCTGACTTGCTGTATGGGTACTTGGACCCAAGAATCAGGACTGGTTAG
- a CDS encoding ABC transporter permease has protein sequence MDYTEIKAGFTKSRIGLAGLAMLACLVAASIVTISAIPVDTYKQWNNPARWTELPKSAQPEWVNWFLSKKIPEHKILDSSNITLRQGQTESAIIQRFDVDYTSDYFPGEFLLNFNSEYSGSPILQISVIRPDGITLKVLSSSLPYSDHKADYFDKIFSTNESIKKNLRLQSDYFAYPIHEYSAKEIIFAKTDRHETLKGKYEFVIAVSDVDVFDSKIVLSGKVFGLAGTDELRRDLAIGLLWGTPIALFIGIVVAFGSVISGLVFGVYAGYKGGNTDESMMRLNDVIYALPALPFLIILSVTTSNSIFLMIGFLMIFGWVGVAKVSRSMALQIKTRQFVDAAKTMGQKDSKIIFRHIIPQIMPYALASIAISVPAAITTEAGLSFLGLGDPTYPTWGQILHDAKSHGAAARGLWWWIIPPGVMVAITGLAFVFIGNSLESTVNPKLRR, from the coding sequence ATGGACTATACCGAAATCAAGGCTGGTTTTACAAAAAGCAGAATAGGACTGGCAGGCCTTGCCATGCTTGCATGCCTAGTGGCAGCATCCATTGTTACCATATCTGCAATACCTGTCGATACCTACAAGCAATGGAACAATCCCGCGAGATGGACGGAGCTTCCCAAGTCTGCCCAACCAGAATGGGTAAACTGGTTTTTGAGCAAAAAAATACCAGAGCACAAGATTCTTGATTCCTCAAACATAACACTCAGGCAGGGACAAACAGAATCTGCCATTATTCAGAGATTTGACGTCGACTATACATCGGATTATTTTCCAGGCGAGTTTTTGCTTAATTTCAATTCAGAATATTCCGGCTCTCCGATTCTGCAAATCAGTGTGATAAGACCAGATGGAATAACTCTGAAGGTGTTGTCATCATCGCTCCCATACTCTGATCATAAGGCGGATTATTTTGACAAGATATTTTCGACAAACGAGTCCATCAAAAAAAACCTCAGGCTACAGTCCGACTATTTTGCATATCCAATCCATGAATATAGTGCAAAAGAGATAATCTTTGCAAAAACAGACAGACATGAGACGCTAAAGGGAAAATACGAGTTTGTAATTGCAGTATCCGATGTAGACGTGTTTGACTCCAAGATTGTGCTTAGCGGCAAGGTCTTTGGCCTTGCAGGAACGGACGAGCTAAGACGCGATTTGGCAATAGGACTGCTCTGGGGAACACCAATTGCATTGTTCATTGGAATTGTGGTGGCATTTGGCTCCGTCATTTCGGGACTGGTCTTTGGGGTTTATGCTGGATACAAGGGAGGAAATACGGACGAGTCCATGATGCGGCTCAATGATGTGATTTATGCGCTCCCCGCCCTACCGTTTTTGATAATTCTTTCAGTTACGACATCAAACAGCATATTTTTGATGATTGGATTTTTGATGATCTTCGGCTGGGTTGGAGTTGCCAAGGTCTCTCGCAGTATGGCACTGCAAATCAAGACGCGACAATTCGTAGATGCGGCAAAGACAATGGGTCAAAAGGATTCCAAGATTATTTTCAGGCATATTATCCCGCAGATAATGCCCTATGCGCTTGCAAGCATCGCAATCTCTGTTCCCGCGGCAATAACGACAGAGGCAGGCCTTAGCTTTTTGGGTCTAGGAGACCCAACATATCCAACGTGGGGCCAAATTCTGCATGATGCCAAGTCCCATGGGGCAGCAGCTCGAGGGTTATGGTGGTGGATTATCCCGCCAGGAGTCATGGTTGCAATAACTGGCCTTGCTTTTGTCTTTATTGGAAACTCGCTCGAGTCCACGGTAAATCCAAAACTTAGGCGCTAG
- a CDS encoding Mov34/MPN/PAD-1 family protein translates to MGTRPERKVFLKKEVHDSILSYCKMKHPYEAILILKGKSKKGIITIDGLSIPPFSYSDQTFAGFPQSFLPLDLAYVGTAHSHPSGSAEPSVTDLHNFFGLVSIIVQSPYENDTDIFAWDSQGNQIPIIFESDDEQKN, encoded by the coding sequence ATGGGCACCAGGCCAGAGCGCAAGGTGTTTTTAAAAAAAGAAGTCCATGATAGCATTTTGTCATATTGTAAAATGAAGCACCCATACGAAGCAATTTTGATTCTCAAGGGCAAGTCCAAAAAGGGAATAATCACAATAGACGGGCTTTCAATTCCACCGTTCTCCTACAGCGACCAGACGTTCGCTGGCTTTCCACAATCATTCTTACCACTAGACTTGGCATATGTCGGAACCGCTCACTCGCATCCAAGCGGCTCTGCAGAACCGTCAGTTACGGACCTGCACAATTTTTTTGGACTGGTGTCAATAATTGTGCAATCTCCATATGAGAATGACACTGACATTTTTGCATGGGATAGCCAAGGAAATCAAATCCCGATAATTTTTGAGTCAGATGATGAGCAAAAAAACTGA
- a CDS encoding SRPBCC family protein, with the protein MPSKILSQNKNGSLCGTVSQSAIINTSISALWKIIGNYTGLPEWVLDVKKTESLSRIKNEVGAARDITFADGSHVIEYAVGWKDKEYLSYVATSGLPLTGYHATISIAPKGKASQITWTSFLISQDSDKKEFLEFLGFMDSFYAKSLEQLKAKLEKTT; encoded by the coding sequence ATGCCATCTAAGATCCTAAGCCAAAACAAAAACGGCAGCCTTTGCGGCACGGTAAGCCAGAGTGCCATAATCAACACGTCAATTTCAGCATTGTGGAAGATTATTGGAAACTATACGGGTCTGCCAGAATGGGTGCTAGATGTCAAAAAAACAGAATCACTGTCTAGAATAAAAAACGAAGTTGGTGCAGCACGAGACATAACCTTTGCAGACGGCAGCCACGTAATAGAATATGCTGTCGGTTGGAAGGATAAAGAATACCTATCATATGTTGCGACAAGCGGCCTGCCACTGACCGGATATCACGCAACAATATCTATTGCGCCAAAAGGCAAGGCCTCTCAGATAACTTGGACGTCGTTTTTGATCAGCCAAGACTCGGACAAAAAAGAGTTCCTAGAGTTTTTGGGCTTTATGGACTCGTTTTATGCCAAATCCCTAGAGCAACTCAAGGCAAAGCTGGAAAAAACAACATAA
- a CDS encoding polysaccharide deacetylase family protein, protein MRLIFAMLIVLAAGLIAPAFAQEKTGNVDVYIKNEKNERVTPEGITVKVYKNQEKTPIQEINSLQTNPFTISSLPLDQRYSIEVYANSMYATTEFIDLKKNTSIEIPIKNAGGLLLNIYYKDGETPLPGAKVWIKSHDGKWWSYSETAQNGQAIRAWLYPTTKLDDHYFAEISLGQNLKYIYTPIKLEAGIAQDLKIVTKWPVIVDKSFPVEVYNNTKNKVTKQDGSFVAQLYDSKKNRVAESQVTAKGTANFSKLKVGNYALYVKSQDVSGQLNTVAAKKVTITDDTGIIKIYLNNPELNSDNLNCNCVAFRLDDVQDYFLAPAQIELISLFERKDTTFTIGVIGGLIGTDKALIDTIKGGLAADPPIEIASHSWNNKVLSTLSKKEQESLIIQTNDKIKSLFGITPTVFIPPENLFNNDTISVLKTNGFTHLSHATTTREPPIFKKSSFYEFPIVPATARLDPSAGIWRHISNDTIMEKIEESIFEYGYAVVMMHPYEFAQYENGFYVNKVNSTKIQELDSLIDQVRQAKYKILPIGQIHDFDKLRMPKPQAAPEPEKPKMPDCNCVAFRMDNFQDFWLNDVQNKVIDTFDKNKTPLTVSVIGKFTGDDPNSVNFLKEKLGKTSNIKIANRGWEYIDHTTFDKQRQTASIKQTNEKITKVFGKTATVFSPPYDAFNKDTVDAASEAKMAYFSASITSDKLSDGHLKHIPSTLSFVNLVSDDPFVAGTIPQKALTKTQTSITQNGFAVISLQSSDFAVKTDTFKNEVNQEKIQLLESLISDVRSSGMKIVLLEQIPGLISDDSIAVPDWVKSNAQWWSEGKIGDSDFTKGIQYLIKEKIIKVPQTEKETTAKKIPDWIKSNAKWWSEGKISNGDFVKGLQYLIQNGIIAA, encoded by the coding sequence ATGAGACTGATTTTTGCAATGCTGATTGTTTTAGCAGCCGGATTAATTGCACCAGCGTTTGCTCAGGAAAAAACTGGAAACGTTGACGTCTATATAAAAAACGAAAAAAACGAACGGGTGACCCCCGAAGGAATCACAGTCAAGGTCTACAAAAACCAAGAAAAAACCCCAATCCAAGAGATCAACTCGCTACAAACCAACCCGTTCACAATTTCGTCTTTGCCCCTTGATCAACGGTACAGCATTGAGGTTTATGCCAATAGCATGTATGCTACTACCGAGTTTATCGATCTCAAAAAAAATACCAGCATAGAAATTCCAATCAAGAACGCCGGCGGGTTGCTATTGAACATCTATTACAAAGACGGCGAAACTCCTTTACCTGGAGCCAAAGTCTGGATAAAATCTCACGACGGAAAATGGTGGAGTTATTCAGAGACGGCGCAAAACGGTCAGGCAATTAGAGCCTGGCTTTATCCTACTACAAAACTAGATGATCATTATTTTGCCGAAATATCACTGGGCCAAAATCTCAAGTATATTTACACCCCGATAAAACTAGAGGCGGGAATTGCCCAAGACCTCAAAATAGTTACCAAGTGGCCCGTCATAGTGGACAAATCATTTCCAGTCGAAGTCTACAACAACACAAAAAACAAGGTAACAAAGCAGGATGGCTCTTTTGTAGCACAACTATATGATTCTAAAAAGAACAGGGTTGCCGAATCCCAGGTCACTGCAAAGGGAACTGCTAATTTTTCAAAGCTCAAAGTGGGCAATTATGCGCTATATGTAAAATCCCAAGATGTGTCCGGCCAGCTAAATACGGTTGCAGCCAAAAAAGTGACAATAACTGATGACACAGGAATTATCAAAATCTATCTGAACAATCCAGAGCTAAACAGCGATAACCTAAACTGTAATTGCGTCGCATTTCGATTAGATGACGTACAAGATTATTTCCTCGCCCCTGCTCAAATTGAACTGATCTCATTATTTGAGAGAAAAGATACGACATTTACAATTGGTGTGATTGGAGGATTGATTGGCACCGACAAGGCATTAATTGATACCATAAAAGGAGGTCTTGCAGCTGATCCGCCAATAGAAATAGCAAGTCACAGCTGGAACAACAAAGTCCTCTCAACACTATCAAAAAAAGAACAAGAAAGTCTCATAATTCAAACAAATGACAAAATAAAATCGCTCTTTGGAATCACTCCCACAGTATTCATTCCGCCAGAGAATCTCTTTAACAATGACACAATATCGGTACTAAAAACAAACGGCTTTACCCATCTTAGCCATGCCACAACCACTAGGGAACCACCAATCTTCAAAAAATCAAGCTTTTACGAGTTTCCTATAGTTCCAGCCACCGCACGACTAGATCCATCAGCTGGGATCTGGCGCCATATCTCTAATGATACCATAATGGAGAAAATAGAGGAAAGCATCTTCGAGTATGGCTATGCCGTAGTAATGATGCACCCATACGAGTTTGCGCAATACGAAAATGGATTTTATGTAAACAAGGTAAACTCAACGAAAATCCAAGAACTTGATTCTTTAATTGACCAAGTAAGACAGGCAAAATACAAAATTTTGCCGATAGGCCAAATTCATGACTTTGACAAACTGCGTATGCCAAAACCACAAGCAGCCCCGGAACCAGAAAAGCCGAAAATGCCTGATTGTAACTGCGTTGCATTTAGGATGGATAATTTCCAAGACTTTTGGCTAAATGATGTCCAAAACAAGGTAATCGATACATTTGACAAAAACAAAACACCACTAACTGTATCAGTAATTGGCAAATTTACCGGAGATGATCCAAATAGTGTCAACTTTTTAAAAGAAAAACTAGGTAAAACATCCAACATCAAAATAGCAAACCGTGGTTGGGAATACATTGATCACACCACGTTTGACAAGCAAAGACAGACAGCAAGCATCAAGCAAACAAACGAAAAGATAACCAAAGTCTTTGGCAAGACTGCAACCGTATTTAGCCCTCCATACGATGCATTCAACAAGGACACGGTGGATGCAGCAAGTGAAGCAAAAATGGCCTACTTTAGTGCATCAATTACAAGCGACAAACTATCGGATGGTCATCTAAAACACATCCCAAGCACGCTGTCTTTTGTTAATCTGGTAAGTGATGATCCGTTCGTCGCAGGCACAATTCCTCAAAAGGCACTCACAAAAACCCAGACTAGTATAACACAAAATGGATTTGCCGTAATCTCTTTACAATCGTCTGACTTTGCAGTAAAGACAGACACATTCAAAAACGAAGTCAACCAAGAAAAAATCCAACTGTTGGAATCGCTGATCTCAGATGTTCGCTCAAGCGGAATGAAAATAGTACTCCTAGAACAAATTCCAGGATTGATATCTGATGATTCTATTGCTGTTCCGGATTGGGTAAAAAGCAACGCACAATGGTGGTCAGAAGGCAAAATTGGAGATTCTGATTTTACAAAAGGAATCCAATATCTGATAAAAGAAAAAATCATCAAGGTTCCTCAAACAGAAAAAGAAACCACTGCCAAAAAGATTCCTGACTGGATTAAAAGCAACGCCAAGTGGTGGTCAGAAGGAAAAATAAGCAACGGCGACTTTGTAAAAGGACTCCAATATCTAATACAAAACGGAATAATTGCGGCCTAG
- a CDS encoding glycosyltransferase family 2 protein: MRLDQKSIRYENQWFHESCFKQKLDTIPKKPIPQKQTSLPKPNVYRATIVSEKTYSIQKKREPKFVIQTVSIGSSIPKSMSPSTSEPIPKAQTPETSTPKQVKTKSTRKKKARADPVLVVLAIAIFALLFFTAYSMFSYLSYVAIGIAAVLSFYQILSRREPSSQYKYKTRTASFYSIVVMVLPFVLGGLMLYDGYTGTMSIIQVLFVWMLTLSFWQTMLFVPLAIRSIAKESLIEEPPVYPRMSVIVPAYNEERVIRTTIEALIDADYPDKEIIVVDDGSKDRTLAIAMEYKDRVKVLHKENGGKASALNMALLYSTGDIVVIVDADTICSRSGLKYLARSMADENVVAVAGNVKIRNKMNWITWCQALEYLSGIQIMRRGLDYFGAIYIVPGALGAFRKTKLLEAGTYHKDTLVEDFDATVKVLRSGMIVEGSNKSIAYTQAPQTFVDFYKQRKRWYRGNLQILRRHSDILTNPRFGYLHSFAFPLMVIHMILIPITSIMVWGFAIYQLLIGNYYFVAFTVSMFVTLQYLLSAMAIRMDGDDKRMILYSVFLVMGYKQIIDFMQLRAAFEELLGLKAKWTSAKRVHQ, from the coding sequence TTGAGACTGGACCAAAAGTCCATCAGGTATGAAAACCAATGGTTCCATGAATCATGCTTTAAACAAAAACTAGACACAATTCCAAAAAAACCAATACCGCAAAAACAAACATCACTGCCAAAGCCAAATGTCTATAGGGCGACAATTGTGTCAGAGAAAACGTACTCCATCCAAAAAAAAAGAGAACCAAAATTTGTCATACAAACTGTTTCTATCGGATCATCCATTCCAAAATCAATGTCCCCATCTACTTCAGAACCTATTCCAAAAGCTCAAACCCCGGAAACATCAACACCAAAACAAGTAAAGACAAAATCAACAAGAAAGAAAAAAGCAAGAGCAGATCCTGTTCTGGTTGTGCTGGCAATTGCGATCTTTGCATTGCTCTTCTTTACCGCATATTCTATGTTCAGCTATCTCAGTTATGTGGCAATTGGCATTGCAGCCGTGTTGTCGTTTTACCAGATTCTATCTAGAAGGGAGCCGTCGTCGCAATACAAGTACAAAACACGTACCGCGTCGTTTTATTCCATAGTTGTGATGGTGTTACCGTTTGTGCTGGGCGGTCTGATGTTGTACGATGGCTATACTGGCACAATGTCGATAATTCAGGTGTTGTTTGTGTGGATGCTTACTCTGTCGTTTTGGCAAACAATGCTTTTTGTACCCCTGGCAATTCGAAGCATTGCAAAAGAATCTCTGATAGAGGAACCACCGGTATATCCAAGAATGAGCGTAATTGTGCCTGCATACAACGAGGAAAGAGTAATTCGTACCACAATAGAGGCGCTAATCGACGCTGACTATCCAGACAAAGAAATTATCGTAGTGGATGATGGCAGCAAGGACAGGACTTTGGCAATTGCAATGGAATACAAAGACAGAGTCAAGGTACTACACAAGGAAAACGGTGGCAAAGCATCCGCACTAAACATGGCATTGCTGTATTCTACTGGGGATATTGTGGTAATTGTTGATGCCGATACAATATGCAGTCGCTCCGGACTGAAATATCTGGCACGCTCTATGGCAGATGAAAATGTCGTAGCGGTGGCAGGAAATGTCAAGATACGAAACAAAATGAACTGGATTACCTGGTGCCAGGCACTGGAATATCTATCTGGAATCCAAATAATGAGGCGAGGTCTTGACTATTTTGGGGCAATCTACATCGTGCCTGGTGCATTGGGTGCATTTAGAAAAACCAAGCTACTCGAGGCGGGAACATATCACAAGGACACTCTGGTTGAGGACTTTGATGCGACAGTAAAGGTGTTGCGCTCTGGCATGATTGTTGAGGGAAGCAACAAATCCATCGCATATACTCAGGCACCTCAAACATTTGTCGACTTTTACAAGCAAAGAAAAAGATGGTACCGCGGAAACCTGCAGATCTTGCGAAGGCATTCAGATATTTTGACAAATCCTAGGTTTGGCTACTTGCACAGCTTTGCATTCCCCCTGATGGTCATCCACATGATACTGATTCCTATCACAAGCATAATGGTCTGGGGCTTTGCTATTTACCAGCTACTCATTGGTAACTATTACTTTGTAGCCTTTACCGTTTCGATGTTTGTGACACTACAGTATCTTTTAAGCGCAATGGCAATAAGGATGGACGGTGATGACAAAAGAATGATCCTGTATTCAGTCTTTTTGGTCATGGGATACAAGCAAATTATTGACTTTATGCAACTCAGAGCAGCATTTGAGGAATTACTGGGTCTCAAGGCAAAGTGGACTAGCGCAAAGAGAGTGCACCAATGA
- a CDS encoding glycosyltransferase, with protein MRLDERVIRHKDLWYHIQCFTQNKHRMKTEFDEIDENLFGGKIIKTISASEKPLRTYKAIILKQETKLPIKNQPEKMVRQISPETELQKPEKPKEKTPIKCNFCKDDIFEEEKTISAKNKTYHEICFEFVLDKIKPEKQKISKDGKPQYGRVDPVLILLMGGIFGMLILTAYLMLSVLSAIAITIGMALSFYHIIDAGRSFSKKNKPRQLPSYFVFVTLIMPIIFGAIIAIDGYEIWYSAPKAIIVWGLALTFWSNMVFVPLSIYSKYKESAPYDNTFRPFVSVIVPAYNEEKVIGRTIESVLAVDYPRMEVIVVNDGSTDRTLQIINTYKPKIKVVDKPNGGKYTALNYGLLYSKGEIVVTIDADTILAPQSITSIVESFKNKNVGAVAGNIKVRNRINWITWCQALEYVAGIQIFRRTLDFFNSVAIVPGALGAFRKSFLQKVGNFTGDTLAEDFDATLKILKSGLVVAGRINSRAYTESPDSLAQFIRQRKRWYRGDMQVLSKHSNAFMNSKFGTLYKLTFPLMIISMFVTPFAGIIVWTFAVIDILGGGAMFVVQMMIIFIILQHLQAALAVRIEGEDPRLILYSTFFVVGYKQIIDILLMKSAIETLLGRKAVWTTVKRQGLNPQKK; from the coding sequence TTGAGACTTGATGAACGAGTTATTCGCCACAAAGACCTGTGGTATCACATACAATGTTTTACACAAAATAAACACCGAATGAAGACGGAATTTGACGAAATAGATGAGAATCTGTTTGGAGGCAAAATAATAAAGACGATTTCTGCTTCCGAAAAGCCGCTTCGAACATACAAGGCAATCATACTAAAGCAAGAAACAAAACTGCCAATAAAAAACCAGCCAGAAAAAATGGTGCGGCAAATCAGTCCAGAAACAGAACTGCAAAAACCAGAAAAACCAAAAGAAAAAACACCAATAAAATGCAATTTTTGCAAAGACGACATTTTTGAAGAGGAAAAAACGATCAGTGCAAAAAACAAAACCTATCACGAGATCTGTTTTGAATTTGTACTAGACAAAATAAAGCCAGAAAAACAAAAAATTTCCAAAGACGGAAAACCGCAATATGGCCGTGTAGATCCAGTTTTGATTTTGTTGATGGGTGGAATCTTTGGAATGCTGATCTTGACTGCATACTTGATGTTATCAGTGCTTAGCGCAATTGCAATCACCATTGGGATGGCACTATCATTTTATCACATAATTGATGCTGGGCGAAGCTTCTCAAAGAAGAACAAGCCTCGGCAGTTGCCATCGTATTTTGTCTTTGTCACACTGATCATGCCGATAATATTTGGAGCAATAATCGCAATAGATGGATACGAAATCTGGTATTCTGCACCAAAGGCAATCATAGTCTGGGGTCTTGCACTAACATTTTGGAGCAACATGGTCTTTGTGCCACTATCCATCTATAGCAAGTACAAAGAGTCTGCACCATATGACAACACGTTTAGGCCGTTTGTGAGTGTAATTGTGCCTGCATACAACGAGGAAAAGGTAATTGGCAGGACAATAGAGTCGGTTCTCGCAGTGGATTATCCGCGCATGGAGGTAATCGTAGTAAATGACGGAAGCACCGATAGAACATTACAAATCATCAACACCTACAAGCCAAAAATCAAAGTAGTCGACAAGCCAAACGGCGGAAAATACACTGCGCTAAACTATGGCTTGCTGTATTCCAAAGGAGAGATAGTAGTCACAATAGATGCAGATACTATTTTGGCACCACAATCCATTACATCCATTGTAGAGTCATTTAAGAACAAAAATGTTGGCGCAGTTGCTGGAAACATCAAGGTACGAAACAGAATAAACTGGATTACCTGGTGCCAGGCACTTGAATATGTTGCAGGCATTCAGATCTTCAGAAGAACGCTGGATTTCTTTAATTCAGTTGCAATTGTTCCGGGAGCACTTGGTGCATTCAGGAAGAGCTTTTTGCAAAAGGTAGGCAATTTCACTGGGGACACACTTGCAGAAGACTTTGATGCAACGCTCAAGATACTGAAGTCTGGCCTTGTAGTGGCAGGCAGGATCAACTCTCGCGCATACACGGAATCGCCCGACTCGCTTGCACAATTCATCCGACAGCGAAAGAGATGGTACAGAGGAGACATGCAGGTCTTATCCAAGCACAGTAATGCCTTTATGAATTCCAAATTTGGCACACTCTACAAGCTTACCTTCCCGCTGATGATAATCTCCATGTTTGTAACACCTTTTGCTGGAATCATAGTCTGGACATTTGCAGTAATAGACATACTCGGGGGTGGAGCAATGTTTGTCGTACAGATGATGATAATTTTCATCATACTGCAACATTTGCAGGCGGCACTTGCGGTTAGAATAGAAGGAGAAGATCCAAGGCTGATTCTGTACTCGACATTTTTTGTAGTAGGCTACAAGCAGATAATCGACATATTATTGATGAAATCTGCAATAGAGACCCTGCTTGGAAGAAAGGCCGTGTGGACTACGGTAAAGCGCCAGGGACTAAATCCGCAGAAAAAATGA